The genomic region AAATCTCCAAGGCAAGTTAGGATCTATAACATAGGGATTCCATTCACTGTTAAATTACTAAAATCTACCAATTTTAATGCTTTcatactgtttattttttttccaataaaaaaataaatctcataCATTCGAAGTGGTACACAAAAAACTGGGATAAAATTTATCAGATTCTTCATAGCACCATTTACACATTCTTAAAGTAAACATTAAGATGCACTTTCTTAGAAAgcgatataaatatataatacaggACTTGCTAACCTCTGTTAACCATCTGAATGCGATGGAGTAAACTAACTCTCCTGTGCAGGTAGGCTTGTGCATGGTGGTGTGGCAATATCGTTTTAAAAGTTTGTTACAGATGTGATGGGAAGCTTGAAGGAGTCGAATAAGcagaaaaaagagcttagatCTATTGTAAGCAATGAGTCAGAATGAGCCGTTAAAGGTTAgaatttgtctttgtttctgaTCATTCAATGAGAAAATGACTTCCACAGCAATAGATATTTTTTAACTGTTttaagggtggggtggggtggggtggggtgaaatAGGATTGAAAGTCCTATAGCTAATGGCAATAACTGGAAGTGCAGACGAAATTGGTCTTCAGTGCAAAGAGGAAGGCAGCCGTTTAAAAAGTCTAGTTGCAATGTTGTGGTGCTGAAAGAAAAGCTCCCGGTGATAAagggggggaaaaacaaaaaaaaaaaaactgcaatgCAACTTCAAGCGGAATTTTGTGGTGCTGAAAGGACAGCTCCCAGCGTTGAGGAAAAGATCTTGGATCTAGAATGAGGTGTCCAATCTGTATGATAAACAGCACACTGTGTCTCAGAGCGCCCATTCAATCTCAGTAAGTAAATGAAATATTGATTGAAAGTGACCCTGAAACAGAATGCATTAAAAAGACATAGAAAGCTGCAGAACTGAGGTAATTCTTATTCAGCGTGTTCACCAGCCTCCCTATAGCAAAACAAGTCTATAAATAGTTGCATTTCATAAGATGTTTGGCCCTTGGATCATCAGTTTTCTCCGTTTTCAATCAGTATAGTTGGACAGCCACTGTTGTTCGCCTACCTGTGGAAGTTTGAAGCCATACTGATTCTcttgcaaaaattaaaatatcacatCACAAATTAATTCTACATGGTCTATAACTTTCAGaagataaattttttaaacaGCATGAAGCTGACTTACAAATAATGCATACAAACCCTTTCACTGTTACCACAAATTAAGAggtaaataatttcaatttagCTTTCAGGTTTAACCAACATATAACCATGCCAAGTCGAAAAAGGTCTAGAATTCTCATATACAGCTGAAGTGAAACTGAGTGCATTTTTTCAGCAATACTGGCTAATAAAATACACAAAGTTGTTTAAATGGGTTGGCTTCAAAGTAACATTAAATTCCAGATGAAATGCATGGGCTCCACAGTGGACTACtggaattttgaaataaaaagctGAAGATCTGCTAAGActgaacaaaacattttaaagaccCAACATTTGAAATGCTTCTAATACACATCCTAGAtaatttcctttcccccttcaacCTAATTGGGGCCCCAATCTTTGCCTTTGTTCACTGCTGACTCTGAGACAGCATGGTGAAAGGAATTTACATAGATATTATTCACTGTTAATGTATTATAAAATGATCTGAGACTTGTGACATGCAAGGAAAAAATGAGACGGGAGACAAGTGATGCTACATGATGAACTAAGCACATTTATAATGATAAAATGAGTAAATATAATAGCGGCAATGCTAACCACTGATTCCACGAGATACACTATTTGTCAAAACTTACACAGCTACAGAGTATCGACGATAAATAGTCATTACCAAGTAACACAGTTTACTAcagcttttctctttcatttaaacAAGCATATCATTCCCTTTTTAATcattctctaaataaatatttagagaTAGAGAACTCTAAATGAAATAACAAtccaatgttaaaaactaaaagaaaatgaatctagTCTTACAGTTTGACAGAAATGAGTTATTAAtagtggaaggggaagggaattttTTCAAGTTCTCAATGTCCAAAAGTAAATTGCACAGTAAATCAATATGAAATGAAGAGTCCATATAGTTCAATGAACAAAAGGGAAAGTTCATGAGGACAAAGATCACAGTTCAGAGGGCTGGACGAAATTCAGACATGGAGCATCACACTCATTGTTCTTTAATTTGTTGCACAGAAAGGAGCAGCTGGGATGCCATTTAGCTTGCTAGGATGGACGTAATCAATGGGTTGAAGTTGAGATGGAAGTAATTCTCTTTTGAAATTCAGTTGCTCAGCCAGATGATCCAGAGGTAGccagcattttatttttgtccattGAATTTAAGACTGCATGCACAGCATGAGGAGGTGCTTGGGGATGGATGCCCCTATGAGTGGCCTTGAGCGGGCAAACTCAGAGGTTAACAGATGGTGGGTCAATGGCCTGGGCAGTTGGCACTCAGGAGAGGTACAGAAGAGGGTGACAGTTGTTGGGTCTTGGGAACAAAGGCTTACTCTGAAATGACCTGTCAAAGAGCCTGACAAAGGTAGACCACACTACCTCTCAAGATAAACTGCCTCTTCTAAATAAGCATGCAGGAAATACTGTTTGGTTGGTGACATAAAAATGCTCCACAAAACATGCAAATTACTGAGTATTAGAAACTGCATTGGCTGCTAGCGCCATGCTGCAAAGACTCCATCATGGGAGCAAACAGCTAAATCACAGATAGCTTCACAGTAAAATCTACATTCACAATACTAATAGGTTTCTAGTGTTAACAAATTATACACAATTATAAGCTCTTAAAATGCAACGTACTTGTCAAGCAGTTGCAGATAATGAAACATTATCAGCTATCAATAATTTGTTGGCACTTTCACTTTTGTTTATAAAATTTCCAATACACTGTACCACAGTTATGTGTCTAAACAGTGAGGATGTTAATGGAGTAATGACTGTTCTACTGGCCAGGCGATGGGATCAGTAGTGAATTCAGTGCTTAAAAACAAATGTACAAACCTCGAACGAGGTGGGACTCCATGTGAGAACTTTTGTTGAACTTACAAATGGTGAAGAATGGGCCGTGGCCAGCATGCAGCATTATTTCCATTGTCTAGTTCAGATGGAGAACAGGTGCTTTTATTGATCTGTAAACTTACCAATATAATTTTCCACAGTTTtaaccttttaaatattttacagtgCTTTTATGCAACTATATTGCTTTTTGATCATTTTAAATTGaaaacttattttcaaaatattgtttCCTACTTCACTGTGCCCTAAGCAGGAAGTAAGACTGACATGACAGTGCTTTGGCCTCACTCCATTTTAGGTCACTGACCCCACCGTACCCAACCTAACAGTAGTTAATTTAGTGTTATCTAGAACTAATACTGAAAACTATACGCATATCCCTGTCTACATTCAATCGTTAAACTACAATAATGCTGGTAAAATGGCAGGCTTAAATCTTACACTAGAAACACCTCTGACAAATATACACAAGCAAAGTATAGAGAacaaaacagatcaagaaaaaatTCTTTCTATGAAACATCTGGTAAAACACatattatttacatatacacattgtCAACATAGTCGCATTCATTtgcataattatatattaataacagAAAAACTTCACTTCTGCAAAGTACAGTACATCCTTCTTGAAAATGGGGTTAAGGAGGGGTTAAAACAATCTCATGTGTAACGAGGGTGCTCAACCCACTTTCTGAGGGTTGGCAGCCCTAACTCCTTGCTCATATGTGATCCTTTGTGTAATTAAATACTGTGCGGCCTGTGTTGCAGCTGGTGTTCCAGTAATGGTTACCTTTCGATTCCTTGTGCCAGGTACGAATTCTCCTTTTTTGGAGATCTGTATCCTTGCACCAGTCAACTCCTGGTATTCCACTAACGTTTTCCCTCCTTTGCCAAGTATTGCACCAACTAAGTTTTCTGGCACTGCTATTTCAACTACATCCTTTGATCCATCTGTGGACTTCTCTGTTCCTAGAATGGCACTAGCAGCTAGGGGAGAAGCAGCTCCAAAATATCCATTGGttgcagcagtagcagcagccagGCTACCTAAAGCAAATGTCCCCGCCGTACCGCCAGCTGTGCTGCCGCTGGCTGAGGCTTCACTCGCATAGGTGGCCAACAaattggctgctgctgctgctgggttGGCACTGGCAGCTGCTGCAGCCAAAGCCCCTGTTGCTGCTGCCTGACTGAGACCTAAACCTAATGTATTGAGATTATATCCATAGCTGGCTAACGTATTAAGTGCAGAGGTG from Trichosurus vulpecula isolate mTriVul1 chromosome 8, mTriVul1.pri, whole genome shotgun sequence harbors:
- the NOVA1 gene encoding RNA-binding protein Nova-1 isoform X3, coding for MPQNVAKTEPVSILQPQTTVNPDRIKQTLPSSPTTTKSSPSDPMTTSRANQVKIIVPNSTAGLIIGKGGATVKAIMEQSGAWVQLSQKPDGINLQERVVTVSGEPEQNRKAVELIIQKIQEDPQSGSCLNISYANVTGPVANSNPTGSPYANTAEVLPTAAAAAGLLGHANLAGVAAFPAVLSGFTGNDLVAITSALNTLASYGYNLNTLGLGLSQAAATGALAAAAASANPAAAAANLLATYASEASASGSTAGGTAGTFALGSLAAATAATNGYFGAASPLAASAILGTEKSTDGSKDVVEIAVPENLVGAILGKGGKTLVEYQELTGARIQISKKGEFVPGTRNRKVTITGTPAATQAAQYLITQRITYEQGVRAANPQKVG